From Sediminitomix flava, the proteins below share one genomic window:
- a CDS encoding lycopene cyclase domain-containing protein gives MEMIPETYYYLLVDFGVIFFPILLSFGPYYFFYKNWKQAFWAILIPAIFFIVWDEAFTQMGVWGFNPRYLTGIYAGHLPLEEILFFIIIPYACVFTYGCYTYWVPKDYFRKIQKHISNLLIIGLVISTFLFWGKWYTNVTFILLSITIFYLEHIRKVTFLSKFYPVYILILPFFLLSNGVLTGSFLDEPIVWYNPMEIIGVRIFTIPMEDSFYGMLLLMLNIFIFDLLVKRKEEKGTSRVETALKKSI, from the coding sequence ATGGAAATGATTCCAGAAACATATTACTACCTTTTGGTAGATTTTGGGGTTATCTTTTTTCCAATACTATTGAGCTTTGGTCCCTATTATTTCTTTTATAAAAATTGGAAACAGGCATTTTGGGCGATTCTAATTCCTGCCATATTCTTTATAGTCTGGGATGAAGCTTTCACTCAGATGGGAGTGTGGGGATTTAACCCAAGATATTTAACTGGTATTTATGCAGGGCATTTACCATTAGAGGAAATTCTGTTTTTTATAATCATACCATATGCATGTGTATTTACCTATGGTTGTTACACTTATTGGGTTCCAAAAGATTATTTTAGAAAAATACAGAAGCACATCTCAAATTTGCTGATTATCGGATTAGTTATCAGTACTTTCTTATTTTGGGGTAAATGGTATACAAATGTGACTTTCATTTTACTCTCAATCACTATCTTTTACCTTGAGCATATCAGAAAAGTGACATTCTTAAGTAAATTCTATCCTGTATATATCTTAATATTGCCTTTTTTTCTCCTTTCGAACGGCGTATTAACAGGATCATTTCTAGATGAACCAATTGTTTGGTATAATCCTATGGAAATTATTGGTGTACGTATTTTTACAATACCAATGGAGGATAGCTTTTACGGGATGCTCTTACTGATGCTAAATATCTTTATTTTTGATTTGCTGGTAAAACGAAAGGAAGAAAAAGGGACATCAAGAGTAGAGACGGCTTTAAAGAAATCTATTTAG
- a CDS encoding SDR family oxidoreductase: MKKILFTGGSGFIGTRFKDFVKDQYIVLNPSSKELDVRDFTAINNYFDVHQPDYVIHGAAITSTQLCEENKELAYEVNVLGSKNIAECCKEYGIELVFLSTEQVFNGNEEEGPYSEETLPSPNTYYGTTKLEAEKAIAETLDNFWILRLTWLFGMPERGLKINPNILWSTIHDQLKGNVMNVSDMEYRGLTYVYEFIENLTKVFDLPHGLYHFGSENPFSRYQNVIQVLEKIGVNPAITTVQKIHKSRDIRLSMEKINENGIFFLESPDAIDRALKEYSFL; the protein is encoded by the coding sequence ATGAAGAAAATATTATTTACAGGAGGAAGTGGTTTTATTGGTACTCGATTCAAAGATTTTGTCAAAGACCAATATATTGTACTAAACCCTAGTAGTAAAGAATTAGATGTCAGAGATTTTACTGCCATCAATAATTATTTTGATGTTCATCAGCCCGATTATGTCATTCACGGAGCAGCTATTACAAGCACACAACTTTGTGAAGAAAATAAAGAATTAGCATATGAAGTAAATGTGTTAGGCAGTAAAAACATTGCTGAATGCTGTAAAGAATATGGCATTGAGCTAGTTTTCCTAAGTACAGAACAAGTTTTTAACGGGAATGAAGAAGAAGGTCCGTATTCTGAAGAAACACTACCTAGCCCAAATACTTATTACGGAACTACAAAACTAGAAGCTGAAAAGGCGATTGCCGAAACTCTAGATAATTTTTGGATTCTTCGACTGACTTGGTTGTTCGGTATGCCTGAAAGAGGCTTAAAGATTAACCCAAATATTTTATGGTCTACCATTCATGATCAATTAAAAGGAAATGTCATGAATGTATCGGATATGGAATACAGGGGGCTAACATATGTCTATGAGTTTATAGAGAATCTCACCAAAGTCTTTGATCTTCCACATGGATTATATCATTTTGGTAGTGAAAACCCATTCAGCAGATATCAGAATGTAATCCAAGTTTTGGAAAAGATTGGAGTTAATCCTGCTATTACAACCGTTCAAAAAATTCATAAAAGCCGAGATATTAGGCTTTCTATGGAGAAAATAAATGAGAATGGCATTTTCTTTTTAGAAAGTCCCGATGCCATTGATCGAGCGTTAAAAGAATATTCCTTTTTATAA
- the idi gene encoding isopentenyl-diphosphate Delta-isomerase: MEQVILVNEKDEQIGLMEKLEAHEKGVLHRAFSIFIFNQKNQLLLQRRALEKYHSGGLWTNTCCSHPRNNESNLDAAIRRLDEEMGFTTPLEDCFSFIYKSDFENGLIEHELDHVFVGYYDKEPDINLEEVCEWKWLEPEKILEEIRENPEQFTTWFRICFEDVIHHLQNKIS; the protein is encoded by the coding sequence ATGGAGCAAGTCATTTTAGTGAACGAAAAGGATGAACAAATAGGATTAATGGAAAAACTAGAAGCACATGAGAAAGGAGTTCTCCATCGTGCTTTTTCCATTTTTATATTTAACCAAAAAAATCAGCTTTTACTTCAAAGAAGAGCATTAGAAAAATATCATTCTGGAGGCTTATGGACAAATACTTGTTGTAGTCATCCTAGAAATAATGAGTCAAATCTTGATGCTGCAATTAGAAGGCTAGATGAAGAAATGGGTTTCACAACACCATTGGAAGACTGTTTTAGCTTTATATACAAAAGTGATTTTGAAAATGGTTTAATTGAACATGAATTAGACCATGTGTTTGTAGGGTATTACGATAAAGAACCTGATATTAACCTAGAAGAGGTGTGTGAGTGGAAATGGCTTGAACCAGAAAAAATATTAGAAGAGATTAGAGAAAATCCTGAACAATTTACAACTTGGTTCAGAATATGTTTTGAAGATGTAATTCATCATTTGCAAAATAAAATTAGCTAA
- a CDS encoding DUF1353 domain-containing protein yields the protein MSNTCYRKLQKYKYQLVKDFTYESTIKNYKVENHKFIALNEDGVIGIKKGYAWDGASGPTIDTENSMKASLVHDAFYQLFREGYLPQSEVKSTDQLFKTMLRDAGMSKFRSFYWYLGLRLANGKHAKRVDTNIDHTICIA from the coding sequence ATGAGTAATACATGTTATAGAAAGTTACAGAAGTACAAGTATCAACTTGTAAAGGATTTTACTTACGAGTCTACTATAAAAAATTATAAGGTAGAAAATCATAAATTCATAGCTCTGAATGAAGATGGAGTGATAGGTATTAAGAAAGGCTATGCTTGGGATGGAGCTAGCGGTCCTACTATTGACACTGAGAATTCGATGAAAGCTTCATTAGTTCATGACGCATTTTATCAGCTATTCAGAGAGGGCTATTTACCGCAATCTGAGGTTAAAAGCACTGACCAATTATTTAAAACCATGCTTCGGGATGCAGGAATGAGCAAGTTTCGATCATTTTACTGGTATTTAGGTTTGAGGCTAGCCAATGGCAAACATGCCAAAAGAGTTGATACCAATATTGATCATACTATTTGTATAGCGTAA
- a CDS encoding phytoene desaturase family protein, giving the protein MRKVIVIGAGFSGLSSATTLAHAGYDVTVVEKHDQAGGRARFFENSGFKFDMGPSWYWMPEVFENYFNYFDRSVSDYYTLERLSPSYKVYWGNGEADEIPANLDELFKLFEKYEKGSSKKLQKFLADAKVKYEVGMNKFVQKPGLSIFEFTNLDVLVNAFKLDLVKSFYDYIRKYFSHPRLLQLIEFPILFLGATPKNTPALYSLMNYADIELGTWYPKGGMHKIVEGMHKLAEENGVKFLFESQVEKINVINGVAQGVSINGTFLEADYIVGSADYHHIDKFLLDEAYQNYSDKYWDKRLMAPSCLLYYLGVDKKLDGLLHHDLFFDAPFDLHAEEIYSDPQWPSNPLFYASVASKTDDTVAPEGCENLMLLVPIATGLEDTEEVKERYLNIILDRLEKHIGTSVKEHIVYKRAYASSDFSKDYFAFKGNAYGLANTLSQTAILKPSIKNKKVSNLFYTGQLTVPGPGVPPSIISGQVVAKQIMNEDESFKQTLETQTISN; this is encoded by the coding sequence ATGAGAAAGGTAATTGTTATAGGTGCGGGTTTTTCAGGTCTATCTTCTGCCACTACTTTGGCTCATGCAGGATATGATGTCACAGTAGTCGAAAAACATGATCAGGCAGGAGGACGAGCAAGATTTTTTGAGAATTCAGGTTTTAAATTTGATATGGGGCCTAGCTGGTACTGGATGCCAGAAGTATTTGAAAACTATTTTAACTACTTTGACAGAAGTGTCTCAGACTATTACACATTAGAACGTTTATCTCCTTCATATAAAGTTTATTGGGGAAATGGCGAGGCTGATGAAATCCCAGCAAACCTTGATGAATTGTTTAAGCTTTTTGAAAAGTACGAAAAAGGTAGTTCTAAGAAACTTCAGAAGTTTTTGGCTGATGCTAAAGTTAAGTATGAAGTAGGAATGAATAAATTTGTACAGAAGCCAGGGCTTTCAATTTTCGAATTTACAAACCTTGATGTACTCGTTAATGCTTTTAAGCTTGATTTAGTGAAATCATTCTATGACTACATCAGAAAATATTTCTCACACCCGCGTTTACTACAGCTAATCGAGTTTCCGATCTTATTTCTAGGTGCTACTCCTAAAAACACTCCAGCACTTTATAGCCTCATGAATTATGCAGATATCGAATTGGGTACTTGGTATCCAAAAGGGGGTATGCATAAAATTGTTGAAGGAATGCACAAACTGGCTGAGGAAAATGGCGTTAAATTTTTATTTGAATCACAAGTAGAAAAAATAAATGTAATCAATGGAGTTGCTCAAGGGGTAAGTATAAATGGTACTTTTCTTGAAGCAGATTACATTGTCGGCAGTGCAGATTATCATCATATAGATAAGTTCTTATTGGATGAAGCTTATCAAAACTATTCTGATAAGTATTGGGATAAGCGTCTGATGGCACCGTCATGTTTACTCTATTACTTAGGAGTAGATAAAAAATTAGATGGATTATTGCACCACGATTTATTCTTTGATGCACCATTTGATTTGCATGCTGAAGAAATTTACTCTGATCCACAATGGCCTTCAAACCCTCTATTCTATGCTAGTGTAGCTTCAAAAACGGACGATACAGTAGCTCCTGAAGGTTGTGAGAACTTAATGTTATTAGTCCCAATAGCTACAGGACTTGAAGATACTGAAGAAGTAAAAGAAAGGTATTTAAATATAATTTTAGATAGGTTAGAAAAGCATATAGGCACTTCTGTTAAAGAACATATTGTTTATAAAAGAGCCTATGCTTCTTCCGATTTCAGTAAAGACTATTTTGCCTTCAAAGGTAATGCCTATGGTTTAGCGAATACATTAAGCCAAACTGCGATCTTAAAACCTAGTATTAAGAATAAGAAGGTCTCTAATCTATTTTACACAGGACAGCTTACTGTACCAGGCCCAGGAGTTCCACCGTCAATCATCTCTGGACAGGTAGTAGCCAAACAAATTATGAATGAAGATGAGTCATTCAAACAAACACTAGAAACTCAAACCATATCAAACTAA
- a CDS encoding thiol-disulfide oxidoreductase DCC family protein, producing MESVILFDGVCNLCNSSVNFIIDHDKSNRFVFASLQSEEGEKILQKTGLSSDYLDSLVLVEGEKVFTKSTAALKIASGLAFPWNLFKPLLFLPKAFRDFFYDIIARNRYNWFGKEDQCRIPTPELRQKFL from the coding sequence ATGGAAAGTGTAATTCTCTTTGATGGTGTTTGTAATCTTTGCAATTCGAGTGTGAATTTTATCATTGATCATGATAAATCTAATCGTTTTGTATTTGCTTCTTTACAATCAGAAGAAGGAGAGAAGATACTTCAAAAAACAGGACTTTCTTCAGATTATTTGGATAGCTTAGTTTTAGTTGAAGGAGAAAAAGTCTTCACAAAATCGACTGCAGCTCTAAAAATCGCAAGTGGGTTAGCTTTCCCGTGGAATTTGTTTAAACCTTTGTTGTTTTTGCCTAAGGCTTTTAGAGATTTCTTTTACGATATCATTGCAAGAAACCGTTACAATTGGTTTGGGAAAGAAGATCAATGCCGTATCCCAACACCTGAGCTACGGCAAAAATTTTTATAA
- a CDS encoding sensor histidine kinase: protein MLRLEYIFLTLLIVGTLLGITFPLRLEHPHLFIIAEVVSVIVLFWHLRLWYFFHRPLKELNNALNLLKHNDFQSRLITSPHPVVNKLVVVYNKIMERLQQERVKQQEQRYFLEHLINASPNGIVVLDYDGNVLQVNPSALQMTESKLEELKGKALGEIKNDFLKKLVSIPLDEVIEINLSGGRRYRCQKTSFIFKGFPQQFLIIQDSLALDMKKEKQAYSKVIRMMSHEVNNTVGAVNSYLDTLKIFAPEEDEVKDDYLEAIDVVQGRNTAMADFMKAFASVVKIPDVDLKEVDLGKLIDQVLLLFAQNIDEADIQIVKSYQNYKIPVLADRMLLEQVFINIFKNAVEAIQEASEDGGKLINVSWNPKKKTLEVWNSGNKIPREIEEQLFTPFFSSKANGQGIGLTICRDILMKHHWDYKLYSPEKGGAIFEIKI from the coding sequence ATGCTTAGACTAGAATACATTTTTTTAACCCTACTTATCGTAGGAACTCTACTTGGGATAACTTTTCCTTTACGATTAGAACATCCACATTTATTTATCATAGCTGAAGTTGTCTCTGTAATTGTACTGTTTTGGCATCTAAGGTTATGGTATTTTTTTCATAGGCCACTCAAAGAATTGAATAATGCACTAAACCTTCTCAAGCATAATGATTTCCAATCTCGATTAATTACGAGCCCGCATCCTGTTGTAAACAAGTTAGTTGTAGTTTATAACAAGATCATGGAACGTTTGCAACAGGAACGTGTAAAACAACAAGAACAGCGATACTTTTTGGAACATCTGATCAATGCATCTCCAAACGGTATTGTTGTATTGGATTATGATGGAAATGTGTTGCAAGTGAACCCTTCAGCTTTGCAGATGACAGAATCTAAGCTTGAGGAACTGAAGGGAAAGGCACTAGGTGAAATCAAGAATGATTTCTTAAAGAAATTAGTTAGTATTCCTCTAGATGAAGTCATTGAAATAAATCTATCGGGAGGTCGGAGATATAGGTGTCAGAAAACAAGTTTTATTTTTAAAGGCTTTCCACAGCAGTTTCTTATCATTCAAGACAGTCTAGCTCTTGATATGAAGAAAGAAAAACAAGCTTACAGCAAAGTGATCAGAATGATGAGCCATGAAGTAAATAATACGGTTGGTGCAGTCAATTCGTATTTAGATACCTTGAAGATATTTGCACCCGAAGAGGATGAAGTGAAGGATGATTATTTGGAAGCGATTGATGTCGTGCAAGGACGAAATACGGCAATGGCTGATTTTATGAAGGCTTTTGCTTCTGTGGTGAAAATACCTGATGTAGATTTAAAAGAGGTTGATTTAGGAAAACTTATTGATCAGGTGCTTTTACTTTTTGCTCAAAATATAGATGAAGCAGACATTCAAATAGTAAAATCTTATCAAAACTATAAAATTCCTGTACTAGCAGATCGAATGCTATTGGAACAGGTATTTATTAATATTTTCAAGAATGCTGTGGAAGCTATTCAAGAAGCCTCAGAAGATGGGGGTAAATTGATAAATGTGTCATGGAACCCTAAAAAGAAAACACTTGAAGTTTGGAACTCAGGGAATAAAATTCCTAGGGAGATAGAAGAGCAGCTATTTACTCCTTTCTTTAGTTCTAAAGCAAATGGGCAAGGTATTGGTTTAACGATTTGTAGGGATATTTTAATGAAACATCATTGGGATTATAAGCTTTATTCTCCAGAAAAAGGAGGAGCTATTTTTGAAATTAAAATTTAG
- a CDS encoding cystathionine gamma-synthase family protein, which produces MDIKNFRPESLMMSYGYNPEWSEGAIKCPIFQTSTFVFKKAEEGKAFFEVAYGLREQEKNEELGLIYSRLNNPDLEILEDRLTLWDGAEACAVFESGMSAISTVFLENLKPGDVVLYSAPIYGGTNHFIQHILTKYGIESLSFEATQSEEEILQKISDHDYQDRLKMVYLETPANPTNDLIDIEMCANIAKHFNTEDKEVLTVVDNTYLGPIWQHPLKHGADLVVYSATKYIGGHSDVIAGAVLGNKAQIAKIKGMRTFLGNMAGPWTGWLLLRSLETLKIRMEEQARNAQKVADYLLNHPKVQRVGYLGHLKEGDAQYETFMKQCSSPGAMVSVEIEGGEAEAFKFLNSLKLIKLAVSLGSTESLAQHPATMTHADVSPEDKEKFGIKENLIRLSIGVENPEDLIWDIEQALK; this is translated from the coding sequence ATGGATATAAAGAATTTTCGACCAGAGAGTCTAATGATGTCTTATGGCTACAATCCTGAATGGTCAGAAGGAGCGATCAAATGCCCTATTTTTCAAACATCAACTTTTGTATTCAAGAAAGCAGAAGAAGGAAAAGCATTTTTTGAAGTAGCTTATGGTCTTAGAGAGCAAGAAAAAAATGAAGAACTAGGTCTTATTTACAGTAGATTAAATAACCCTGACCTTGAAATCCTTGAAGACCGTCTAACACTATGGGATGGCGCCGAAGCTTGTGCCGTTTTTGAGAGTGGAATGTCAGCAATCAGTACTGTATTTCTTGAAAATCTTAAACCAGGAGATGTAGTTCTTTACTCTGCTCCTATCTATGGTGGTACAAACCACTTCATTCAACATATCCTAACTAAATATGGGATAGAATCATTAAGTTTTGAAGCTACTCAATCTGAAGAGGAAATTCTTCAAAAAATTTCAGATCATGATTACCAAGATCGCTTGAAGATGGTGTACCTAGAAACACCAGCAAACCCTACAAACGATCTTATTGATATCGAAATGTGTGCTAACATCGCTAAACACTTCAATACAGAAGATAAAGAAGTACTTACGGTAGTAGATAACACATACCTTGGTCCTATTTGGCAACATCCTTTAAAACATGGAGCTGACCTTGTTGTCTACTCTGCTACAAAATATATTGGAGGTCATTCAGATGTAATTGCGGGGGCAGTTTTAGGTAATAAAGCTCAGATTGCTAAGATCAAAGGCATGCGTACTTTCCTTGGAAATATGGCTGGTCCTTGGACTGGTTGGCTATTGCTAAGAAGTTTAGAGACTCTTAAAATTAGAATGGAAGAGCAAGCTAGAAATGCACAAAAAGTTGCAGATTATCTTCTTAATCACCCAAAAGTACAAAGAGTCGGTTATTTGGGACACCTAAAAGAAGGTGATGCACAGTATGAGACATTTATGAAGCAATGTAGCTCTCCAGGAGCTATGGTATCTGTTGAGATTGAAGGTGGCGAAGCTGAAGCTTTCAAATTCTTAAATAGCCTCAAACTAATCAAACTAGCAGTGAGCTTAGGAAGTACAGAGTCATTAGCGCAACATCCAGCAACCATGACACATGCTGATGTTTCTCCTGAAGACAAAGAAAAGTTTGGGATCAAGGAAAACTTGATTAGGCTTTCTATTGGGGTTGAAAATCCTGAAGATTTAATTTGGGATATTGAACAGGCATTGAAGTAA
- the hemH gene encoding ferrochelatase, which yields MQQKQALKTGVLLVNLGTPDSPEVPDVRKYLREFLMDKRVIDISYWKRWMLVNMIIAPFRAPKSAKEYKKLWTENGSPLLYYGVKVKSLLQEQLGEEFHVALGMRYQSPSIEGALTELKAQGVHKIIVVPLFPQYASATVGSVTDKVMELVKNWQIIPDMDFIDHFHDHPMFINAFAEIGKSYLKKKDYDHVIFSYHGVPERQIIKAATDTCCKLKDATCACNQEQNIYCYRSACFHTTKLLAEALGLKDDQYSVCFQSRLGKDPWIQPYTEDVIIDLAKAGKKKVLAYSPAFIADCLETTLEVGEEYKEVFEENGGEEWDLVESLNEHPLWIDCLEQLVKERCNTHAFNPTIA from the coding sequence ATGCAGCAGAAGCAAGCTCTAAAAACAGGAGTTCTATTAGTGAATCTTGGTACTCCTGATAGTCCTGAAGTGCCAGACGTAAGAAAATATTTGAGAGAGTTCTTAATGGATAAGCGAGTGATCGATATCTCTTATTGGAAAAGGTGGATGTTGGTAAATATGATTATTGCACCTTTTAGAGCTCCAAAATCTGCAAAAGAATATAAAAAGCTTTGGACTGAAAACGGATCCCCTCTTTTGTACTATGGAGTGAAAGTGAAGAGCTTACTTCAAGAACAATTAGGTGAAGAGTTTCATGTTGCTTTAGGTATGCGCTACCAAAGTCCGAGCATTGAGGGTGCACTTACTGAACTAAAAGCACAAGGGGTACATAAAATAATCGTTGTTCCATTATTTCCTCAATATGCTTCTGCCACAGTGGGTTCTGTTACTGATAAAGTAATGGAACTTGTCAAAAATTGGCAGATTATCCCAGACATGGACTTTATAGATCATTTCCATGATCATCCAATGTTTATCAATGCTTTTGCAGAAATTGGAAAATCATATCTGAAGAAGAAAGATTATGACCATGTTATTTTTAGCTACCATGGTGTTCCAGAAAGACAAATCATAAAAGCAGCTACTGATACTTGCTGTAAATTAAAGGATGCTACTTGTGCTTGTAATCAAGAGCAAAATATTTACTGCTATAGATCTGCTTGTTTCCATACTACTAAATTACTTGCTGAAGCTTTAGGCTTAAAAGATGATCAGTATTCGGTATGTTTCCAATCAAGACTTGGTAAAGACCCTTGGATTCAGCCTTACACGGAAGATGTAATTATCGACTTGGCAAAGGCTGGTAAAAAGAAGGTTTTAGCTTATTCACCTGCTTTCATAGCCGACTGCTTAGAAACTACACTTGAAGTTGGCGAAGAATATAAAGAAGTATTCGAGGAAAATGGTGGCGAAGAATGGGATTTGGTCGAAAGTTTGAATGAGCACCCACTATGGATTGATTGTTTGGAACAATTGGTAAAAGAGCGTTGTAATACACATGCTTTTAATCCAACAATCGCTTAA
- a CDS encoding phytoene/squalene synthase family protein, whose amino-acid sequence MNKKALFDNISLACSKHITQKYSTSFSLGIRCLHSDLRGPIYSVYGFVRIADEIVDTFHDYDKETLLKEFKEETYKALDQRISTNPVLNSFQQAVHDFNIDYKHIDTFLKSMEMDLNKKEYDPSQYEEYILGSAEVVGLMCLKIFCYGDQEQYDKLEPYAMRLGSAFQKVNFLRDLKDDIEDLGRFYFPNLVVSDFNDDTKREIEKEIEEDFKYALKGIVQLPKSSRFGVYLAYVYYSRLFQKIKNTPHTKVMEGRIRIPNPRKLSLFASTYVKHQLNLLN is encoded by the coding sequence ATGAATAAGAAAGCATTATTCGACAATATCTCACTTGCGTGTAGCAAGCATATAACTCAAAAATACAGTACTTCCTTTTCTTTAGGAATCAGATGCCTACACTCAGACCTAAGAGGACCTATTTACTCTGTTTACGGTTTTGTTAGAATTGCTGATGAGATTGTAGACACTTTTCATGATTATGACAAAGAAACGCTGCTAAAAGAATTTAAAGAAGAAACATACAAGGCATTAGATCAGCGTATTTCTACTAACCCAGTTTTAAATAGTTTTCAGCAAGCTGTTCATGATTTTAATATAGATTATAAGCATATTGATACTTTCTTAAAAAGTATGGAAATGGATCTTAATAAAAAAGAGTATGATCCATCACAGTATGAAGAATATATCTTGGGGTCAGCAGAAGTGGTAGGGCTAATGTGTCTAAAGATTTTCTGTTATGGAGATCAAGAACAATATGATAAGCTAGAGCCATATGCTATGCGTTTAGGTTCAGCATTCCAAAAGGTGAACTTTCTCAGAGACTTAAAAGATGATATTGAGGATTTAGGCCGATTCTATTTCCCAAACTTGGTAGTCTCAGATTTTAACGATGATACCAAAAGAGAAATTGAGAAAGAAATAGAAGAAGACTTTAAATATGCACTCAAAGGGATTGTACAATTACCTAAAAGTTCAAGATTTGGAGTATATCTAGCCTATGTCTATTACTCAAGACTTTTCCAAAAAATTAAAAATACACCTCATACGAAAGTAATGGAAGGTCGTATCCGTATCCCAAATCCACGTAAGCTATCTTTGTTTGCAAGTACTTATGTAAAACATCAATTAAATTTGTTGAACTAG
- a CDS encoding sterol desaturase family protein, with amino-acid sequence MTIFIYFLSTLFTFCLMEGVAWFAHKYVMHGFLWGLHEDHHRVHNNLFEKNDLFALIFAVPSALLFIFGSLEGIDFRFFMGLGILIYGICYFLVHDVLIHRRFKWFDKTTNRYFRAIRKAHKVHHKHQQKEDGECFGMLFVPLKYFKETTKKEAVWK; translated from the coding sequence ATGACAATATTTATTTACTTTTTATCCACTTTATTTACTTTTTGTTTAATGGAAGGCGTCGCGTGGTTTGCTCATAAATATGTCATGCACGGTTTTCTATGGGGTTTACACGAAGATCATCATAGAGTTCACAATAACCTATTTGAAAAAAATGATCTATTTGCCTTAATCTTTGCAGTTCCTTCAGCTTTGCTATTCATTTTTGGTTCTCTAGAAGGTATTGATTTTCGTTTTTTTATGGGTTTAGGAATCCTTATTTATGGAATCTGTTACTTTCTAGTTCATGATGTTCTGATCCATAGACGGTTCAAGTGGTTTGATAAAACGACTAATCGTTATTTTAGAGCTATCAGAAAAGCTCATAAAGTACACCATAAACACCAACAAAAAGAGGATGGTGAATGCTTTGGGATGTTATTTGTCCCTCTTAAGTATTTCAAAGAGACGACTAAAAAAGAAGCGGTATGGAAATGA